A stretch of DNA from bacterium:
AGACAATAAACGCCCCCTCACCCCTCAAGGGATTAAAAAGTTTGAAAAAACAGCCCGTAAAATAAAAAAGCTTGTTCCTAAAATTGGCGTTCTTTATTCATCTCCCTTAAAACGCGCCAAACAAACCGGAAAAATTTTAAGAAAACATTACCCGCATAAAACACAAATCACTCCGGCTTTAAAACCCGAAAACACACCGGAAGCCACCACCGACTGGCTCTCCAGACATACCACCCGAAAAATAAGCCTATGGGTAGGACACGAACCCCATCTCTCGCGCTGGGCCTCTTACTTATTAAGCGGCAGCAAACGAAGCCTGATTAAACTTAAAAAAGGCGGCGCACTGGCCATTGAATTTGAAGGAGATGTAGAAGCCGGCAAAGGAAAACTGCTGTGGCTTTTTAAGCCATAAGTTCCATTTCTTTAAGCGCTCTCTCGGCATAGAGCTTGCCACGTTCTTTTTTAAAGGTTTTACCCTCAAGGGGCGGTAAAATACCAAAATTAGCTTTCATGGGCTGAAAATGTTTGGCTTCGGCATGCGTAATATAATGAAGCAGCGCTCCCAGCATGGTGGTTTGCGGCAAATTGAGCATAGGCTCATTCTTTAAAAAGCGCGCCATATTAAGGCCAGCCACAAGCCCCGTGGCAACATTTCCCATATACCCTTCCACACCGGTAATTTGGCCTGCAAAAAATAAATTATCGCGTGTTTTCCATTGGAGCGTTGGCTGTAACAATTGTGGCGAATTGATAAAGGTGTTGCGATGCATTTGCCCAAAACGTACAAACTCGGCATTTTGCAAGCCAGGAATAAGACGCAACACCCGCTCCTGCTCTTCAAATTTTAAATTGGTTTGAAACCCCACCAGATTATAGAGCGAGCCGGCCACATTATCCTGCCTCAGCTGAACCACAGCATAAGGCCATTTGCCGGTTTTTGGATTGGTGATGCCAACAGGACGCATGGGGCCAAAAGCTAAAGTGCGCGGCCCGCGCATGGCAATCACTTCCACCGGTAAACACCCTTCAAAAAAATGATGCAGGCCGGCTTTAACACCACCTTCAATCGCTTCTTCAAATTCTTTAAGCGGAATACGCTCTCCCTTCAGTAATTCTGCCACAAAATTTTCGTACTCTTCTTTATTTAAGGGACAATTAATGTAATCACCGGGAGCCTCTTCATCATAACGTGATGCCTTAAAGGCAATAGTCATGTCGATAGAGTCACGCGTAACAATGGGGGCTAACGCGTCAAAAAAATAAAGATGTGTTTCACCGGCCAGCTCGGCAATGCGTGATGATAGCGCAGGCGACGTGAGCGGGCCAGAGGCAATAATCACCGGTCCATCCGGAATGCGGGTTATTTCTTCGGTAATGTAGGTAATAAGCGGTTCTTGTTTAATTTTTTGTGTCACTAAAGCTGAAAACGCTTCACGATCGACTGCCAACGCGTGCCCTGCCGGCACAGCCGTTTCTTCGGCAAGAGGCAATAATTGAGAACCTAACATTTTGGTTTCGGCTTTGAGTAAACCTGAGGCCTTGTGCGTGATATGGGAGCCTAATG
This window harbors:
- a CDS encoding histidine phosphatase family protein, with the protein product MILVLVRHAIAEDRDIFADTGLPDNKRPLTPQGIKKFEKTARKIKKLVPKIGVLYSSPLKRAKQTGKILRKHYPHKTQITPALKPENTPEATTDWLSRHTTRKISLWVGHEPHLSRWASYLLSGSKRSLIKLKKGGALAIEFEGDVEAGKGKLLWLFKP
- the trmFO gene encoding methylenetetrahydrofolate--tRNA-(uracil(54)-C(5))-methyltransferase (FADH(2)-oxidizing) TrmFO; the protein is MKTPVTIIGAGLSGSEAALTLAHQGIPVHLYEMRPVKQTGAHATSNCAELVCSNSLGSHITHKASGLLKAETKMLGSQLLPLAEETAVPAGHALAVDREAFSALVTQKIKQEPLITYITEEITRIPDGPVIIASGPLTSPALSSRIAELAGETHLYFFDALAPIVTRDSIDMTIAFKASRYDEEAPGDYINCPLNKEEYENFVAELLKGERIPLKEFEEAIEGGVKAGLHHFFEGCLPVEVIAMRGPRTLAFGPMRPVGITNPKTGKWPYAVVQLRQDNVAGSLYNLVGFQTNLKFEEQERVLRLIPGLQNAEFVRFGQMHRNTFINSPQLLQPTLQWKTRDNLFFAGQITGVEGYMGNVATGLVAGLNMARFLKNEPMLNLPQTTMLGALLHYITHAEAKHFQPMKANFGILPPLEGKTFKKERGKLYAERALKEMELMA